GCCTCTGAGCGAAAGCCCAGCCAGACCTTGCGGCCGGCGTCCAGGCGGGTGAGGGACCGGGCGCAAAATACACCGACCTCCGTCTTCAACCGCGCCTCGCCGCCGGACTGGTCCTGCACTTCCGCAAGGAGCCAGTTCGTTTCACCAATGAAATCAGCAACAAAACGGCTTGCAGGAGCGCGGTAAACCGTGCGGGGATCGCCAATTTGCTCGATCACACCTTCGCGCATGACCGCCATGCGACCGGCCAGGGAAAGAGCCTCCTTCTGATCGTGAGTGACGTAAATCGTGGTGATCCTTGTTTGTGCGTGGATGCGGCGGATTTCCTCCCGCATCTCCAGGCGCAATTTTGCGTCGAGATTGGAAAGCGGCTCGTCCAGCAGCAGCACGTCGGGCTTGACAACGAGCGCGCGGGCCAGTGCCACGCGCTGCTGCTGGCCGCCGGAAAGCTGATTCGGACCGCGACCGGCGTACTCCTCCATCCGCACGATTGCGAGGGCCTCCGCGACGCGCTGTTTCTTTTCACCGGAGCTGATGCCACGAACGTCGAGACCGTACATCACATTTTCCGCCACGGTCATGTGCGGCCAGAGCGCGTAATTCTGAAAGACCATGCCGGTGTTGCGCCGGTGCGGCGGCACGCCGTTCATCGGCCTGTCCCCGAAGCACACGCGGCCGTCGTCCGGTTCATAAAAACCGGCGACCAGACGCAGCAACGTCGTCTTGCCGCAGCCCGATGGCCCAAGGAGGAAAAAAAGCTCCTCGTCCTGCACCTCGAGTGAAATGTCCCTGAGAACAGGTGTGTCGCCGAATCTTTTGGCCAGATTTTGAATTGAAACGCGCATCGCCTGCTGCCGCGCTCAAGCGTGCGCGGTCCCGTCGTCGGCGGCCAAGCCGAAGCCCGTGCCTACATCAGTTTTCTGTATTTTTGCTGCGCCCAGGTTTGCCATTCGATTTTCTTTTGGTTGCGCGTGACCGCGTCTTTCCAGGGGCCCGCTGAAAGCCGCAGCGCTTCATCCTCCGTGACCGGCACGCTGCCCAGTTCCGCACGGTCGATCGCGGATGCCCCCCGCCGGATCACGGCGCGCCAGGCGGTCTGCAATTCCGGAAGCGTGTCAACGAGCAGCGCGCCCGCCAGCGCGGCGACCACCTCGCGCCGCTCGCGCGACAGCCGTGCATCGTACACGAAGTTCTGTTTCAATTCGAACGGCGAAAACTCGATGTTGCTCACGTGCGCGTAACGCTTGTACAGGTCGGGACGCACCGGCATGCGCTCGATCGAATACTTCTGCGGCCCTTCGGGATTCCCGCGCGGCAGAAACCAAAGCTTTTGTCCCGCGTCGCCGAGCGCGAAGTCAACGAAATGTTGCGCCGGCGCCAGATTCGGGGCGCCTTTGAGAATCGCGAGGCCGTCCGGGCTGATGGCGGTGAAATCCTGCGGCAGCGCAAAGGTCATGTTGCTCCGGCCCGCCACGGCGATCTGCGCAAACGCGTAAAAATCGATTGCGAAAGCGCAGGCGGTCTCCCCGAGCGTCACGTTTTTGGCAGTGGTCGAGGAGATGGCGTCGAACCCGCGCGCGTTGCCGGCGATTTCGGTCAGCAATTGCCAGCCGTGTTCCCAGCCGTACGCCTGGAGAAACGCCTCGAACATATTGTTCATCGTCGCGCTGTGGCGCGGATCACCCACGCCCACCCAGCCGCGCAGCTCCGGCCCGGCCAACTGTTCCCAACGCGTGATGAACGGCAGATTCATCCGGTGTTGCACGAGCCTGTTTTGCAAAATGCCAAAGCTGGACAGCGCAGCGCCATACCAGCGGTGGCCGGGATCATAGACTTCGATGCCGTTAAAACTCTGCGGGATGCCGGACAGGACTTCCTTCGGCGGCTCGTAAGGCAGCGCAAGCTTTCTGTCCGCCAGCAGGAGGAAGGGCTCGGAACCGCCCCCAAAAAAAAGATCGATGCCGATACCGGCCGGCTTGGCGGCAAATTCGGATTGTACGAAGCGCAACGCGTCTGCCGTCCCGCCCAGGTCGCGCCACTCGACAGCAGCGCCTTCGCCGAATTTTTTGCGATGCCATAGATCAAAGCCGCGGCCAAACTCATAGCGGATGGCCTCGTTATGAGGAGAAATAATGACGACTCTGCCTTCGGCGACGGCAGCGTTTGAGAAACGGCAGAGAAAAGCGAGCAAACCTGACAGTGCCAATGCACGAAGGTGAATCCGTCGGAAAAATAGCCCGACCCGGCCGGCTCGCCACATGAGCGGGAGCATAGAAAATGCGCCCCGCAACTTCAAACGCAAATGGAAGCGGCAAAGTTTAATCCGGTGTCTTGCAGGCGCCCAAACACGGCTCAATCACGGTCATCGCCTCGCGCGATCAGGATGAGATGGAGCAGCTGAAAGATAGCGGCTACCATTCCCGCCACGTAAGTCAGCGCCGCGGCATTCAACACCCGGTCGACCGCTTCGTGTTCGCGATTGTCAATCAGACCGAGACGCACCAATTGTTGTTTGGCTCGCCGGCTGGCGTCGAATTCCACCGGGAGCGTGATTATCTGAAAGAGAGTGATAATCGCGAACGCGGCGATTGCGATGCCGATGATGCTTTTCAGGAAAGGCAGGCCCGCAACCATTCCTCCGAAGCTGATCCACATCGCAGCGGTGCTGGCAAATTGCGCGACAGGCACGATTGTCTGGCGGATTTGCATTGGCGTGTACGCGACCTGGTGCTGAAGCGCGTGCCCGGCCTCGTGCGCCGCTACTCCAACGGCAGAAATGGAGTTGCCGTGAAAATTTTCAGATGAAAGGAAAAGCGCCCGCTTGGTCGGATCGTAATGATCCGTCAGCCGACCGGGCACCTCTTGAACCGGAACGTCACGCAACCCCGCCTCGTCAAGAATTTCACGCGCCGCGCCGGCTCCTGTCACGCCGCGCAATGCCGCCACCCCAAGGTACCGGCCATAGGAGGAGCTCAGTCTGATCTGGGCATAGAGGCCGAGCACTAGACCGGGAATCATCATCCACCACCACTTATCCAAAATCATCATTCCAAACATCATCATTCAAAACTCGTTTCACTCCTGCATACGACACTTTGTCATTTTGTCAACCTTCCCTGACTTCAGTAGTCTCGTCCGATTCCACCGTCATGATTGTTTTGGAGGCCACGTCGATTTCGAGCAGTGGCGGTGCACCAGGTCCGACGGAAACCTCCCTGACGGCCGGTCACGATTCAAATGGAGCAACGCCTCCGGTCATACTTCGAGGGCCTTCTCAAATTTCGTAAGGTTGCGTGGGCTGTTCGCGGTAATGTGCGCGACGTCCTCCAGACGCACGCCGCCCAATTCGGGATAATACAGGCCGGGTTCAACCGTCACAATCTGGCCGGCACGCAGGAAATCGTTTGAAGCCGCGCTGATCCGCGGGGTTTCGTGGATTTCCAGTCCCAGGCCGTGGCCGGTCCCGTGGAAGAATCCCTGCATCCGACCGTTATGGCGGCCGGTCTGGTATCCTTCGGCGTCGAAGAATTCCATCACCGTTTTGTGCACCTCCGCTCCCGGCACGCCGGGCTCCATTTTCTCGAACGCGATTTCCTGGGCGCGCGCGACGGCGTGATAAAGTTTGCGCACAGCCTCGGCGGCGCGGCCCTTGACGACCGTGCGGGTGATGTCGCCGAAGTAACCGGTCTTTTGCGAGCGCGGAAAAACATCAATGATGATCGGCTCGTGCGCGCGCAGGACGCCGTGGCCCTGCTCGTGAGGATCGCACCCCTGTCGGCCCCCCGCGACGATGGTGTGGCTGGCGAGACCTCCGGCCTGGATGACGGCGATGTCAATGATGGCCCGGAGTTTTTCCGACGTGAGCGGCACGTTATGGTACGTGAGCCGCCGGTTTTTGCCGATCCGCGCGTTCTTCAATGCCTGAATGCCTTCGGCCAGCCCGACCTCGGCCATTATCAATGCCGCGCTGACCTTCTTGACCTCCTCCGCCGATTTGAATTCGCGCTCCGGAAAGAA
The Candidatus Angelobacter sp. DNA segment above includes these coding regions:
- a CDS encoding ABC transporter ATP-binding protein translates to MRVSIQNLAKRFGDTPVLRDISLEVQDEELFFLLGPSGCGKTTLLRLVAGFYEPDDGRVCFGDRPMNGVPPHRRNTGMVFQNYALWPHMTVAENVMYGLDVRGISSGEKKQRVAEALAIVRMEEYAGRGPNQLSGGQQQRVALARALVVKPDVLLLDEPLSNLDAKLRLEMREEIRRIHAQTRITTIYVTHDQKEALSLAGRMAVMREGVIEQIGDPRTVYRAPASRFVADFIGETNWLLAEVQDQSGGEARLKTEVGVFCARSLTRLDAGRKVWLGFRSEAVEIGAGECNSLATTVALVTYQGEIEQYELRLSPAIVIKAFEQNPEEIRSVGGSLTVHVRPQNLFVLPAQ
- a CDS encoding ABC transporter substrate-binding protein — translated: MLPLMWRAGRVGLFFRRIHLRALALSGLLAFLCRFSNAAVAEGRVVIISPHNEAIRYEFGRGFDLWHRKKFGEGAAVEWRDLGGTADALRFVQSEFAAKPAGIGIDLFFGGGSEPFLLLADRKLALPYEPPKEVLSGIPQSFNGIEVYDPGHRWYGAALSSFGILQNRLVQHRMNLPFITRWEQLAGPELRGWVGVGDPRHSATMNNMFEAFLQAYGWEHGWQLLTEIAGNARGFDAISSTTAKNVTLGETACAFAIDFYAFAQIAVAGRSNMTFALPQDFTAISPDGLAILKGAPNLAPAQHFVDFALGDAGQKLWFLPRGNPEGPQKYSIERMPVRPDLYKRYAHVSNIEFSPFELKQNFVYDARLSRERREVVAALAGALLVDTLPELQTAWRAVIRRGASAIDRAELGSVPVTEDEALRLSAGPWKDAVTRNQKKIEWQTWAQQKYRKLM
- a CDS encoding zinc metallopeptidase → MMMFGMMILDKWWWMMIPGLVLGLYAQIRLSSSYGRYLGVAALRGVTGAGAAREILDEAGLRDVPVQEVPGRLTDHYDPTKRALFLSSENFHGNSISAVGVAAHEAGHALQHQVAYTPMQIRQTIVPVAQFASTAAMWISFGGMVAGLPFLKSIIGIAIAAFAIITLFQIITLPVEFDASRRAKQQLVRLGLIDNREHEAVDRVLNAAALTYVAGMVAAIFQLLHLILIARGDDRD
- a CDS encoding Xaa-Pro peptidase family protein, which translates into the protein MKRDNLLMVADSEHDANMLYAVQMFVPDPFIYLRINGKSHIVMNDLEIDRARKQARHCRVLSWSQYGKKLKKQGAKSQGFAAVVRQILREKRIKKVFVPGSFPHGLARDLRRLKIKTKLKEGHFFPEREFKSAEEVKKVSAALIMAEVGLAEGIQALKNARIGKNRRLTYHNVPLTSEKLRAIIDIAVIQAGGLASHTIVAGGRQGCDPHEQGHGVLRAHEPIIIDVFPRSQKTGYFGDITRTVVKGRAAEAVRKLYHAVARAQEIAFEKMEPGVPGAEVHKTVMEFFDAEGYQTGRHNGRMQGFFHGTGHGLGLEIHETPRISAASNDFLRAGQIVTVEPGLYYPELGGVRLEDVAHITANSPRNLTKFEKALEV